The proteins below come from a single Epinephelus moara isolate mb chromosome 19, YSFRI_EMoa_1.0, whole genome shotgun sequence genomic window:
- the rtkn2 gene encoding rhotekin-2 isoform X2: protein MEDQRDVQTSRRNGSSRSLLSAGSAVAMEIKRKKIRQSALFLQTENKSMKRCPSLLNDTLQIVEDMNLLYIRQISKKLQNTNIQEKLDFEMRMREGAYKLLLACSKREQVLNASKNLQTCNARIKAYLSQLQKKKEEQDAMGAVMKLSDPVSDERVSCNGTIAVSGLRFPLMWRDSAYFNNRGSSRRVAVFCLMQIGSEVFDTEMVVVDRSVTDICFEGVTIFKDADPYFELKVELWSCAVEEELTLVNTPKKLAKKLRSSFGKTAGKKLCPLLDSPDPDTFLQYNPIPVGAKYSLLAYTTLSLPEADGSFQSHSLIVLQDAEWSSWLPLYGNLCCRLVAQPTCMTQSMMSGYLSQKQSVEGIYRCCSLYCVLSAGLLSCYFTLEEIDAKVQPTLNVPINKDTRIRVMEKDSAGQKSRSLSISNPSPDGSETIVFTTETREELEDWLDALHQHLYDQSQWLHCCNQLMKIEVVSPRKPSLFLTKQADSVYNDLSINSPGKFESITDMIHNKIEETDGRYLIGHEEEKEVPNWSTLFDGSHSMVVVQKGVLSQSKTSTPYSSPNPNTSSTSIGSKKRRAPPPPSDREPYAPPSRPARPPLPASLPPPLPSYQEKENSGTCTSRPAARSKTGRPSLDAKFSAIIQQLQRSNAGGAGAISRKNAPLGVLDIQPHSQPQPPLQQLEHHNHHSQHAEAAGEHGFLRASHGPGPGPVPAPRSKLRKSFRERMNLKAL from the exons ATGGAGGACCAGCGGGATGTTCAAACTTCCAGGAGAAACGGGAGCTCCCGGTCGTTGTTATCGGCCGGTTCTGCCGTGGCGATGGAGATTAAACGGAAGAAAATACGACAAAGCGCATTATTCCTACAAACAGAG AACAAAAGCATGAAACGATGCCCCAGTCTCCTGAATGACACTCTGCAGATAGTAGAGGACATGAATTTGTTGTACATACGACAGATTTCTAAGAAGCTACAG AACACGAACATACAGGAAAAGCTCGACTTTGAGATGCGAATGCGCGAGGGTGCCTACAAGCTGCTGCTCGCCTGCAGTAAGAGAGAGCAGGTTCTCAACGCCTCCAAGAACCTGCAGACCTGTAACGCCAGGATCAAGGCTTATCTCTCAcagctgcagaagaagaaagaggagcagGACGCGATGGGAGCAGTTATGAA ACTTTCAGATCCAGTTTCAGATGAGCGTGTATCCTGTAATGGGACAATTGCAGTGTCTG GGCTGCGCTTTCCTTTGATGTGGAGGGATTCAGCCTACTTTAACAACAGAGGGA GCTCCCGTCGAGTTGCGGTGTTCTGTCTGATGCAGATTGGCTCCGAGGTGTTTGACACAGAGATGGTGGTGGTGGACAGATCAGTCACTGACATCTGCTTTGAGGGAGTCACCATCTT TAAAGACGCAGATCCTTACTTTGAGctgaaggtggagctgtggagctgTGCCGTGGAGGAAGAGCTCACCTTGGTAAACACGCCAAAGAAGTTGGCAAAGAAGCTCCGCAGCTCCTTTGGAAAGACCGCTGGGAAGAAGCTGTGCCCTCTGCTGGACAGTCCAGACCCTGACACCTTCCTGCAGTACAACCCCATACCCGT CGGAGCCAAGTACAGCCTGCTGGCCTACACTACACTGAGCCTGCCCGAGGCAGACGGCAGCTTTCAGTCTCACTCTCTCATTGTCCTCCAAGACG CTGAGTGGTCATCTTGGCTCCCCCTGTATGGCAACCTCTGCTGCCGCTTGGTGGCCCAGCCTACCTGCATGACACAGAGCATGATGAGCGGCTACCTGAGCCAGAAG CAAAGTGTGGAGGGGATCTATCGCTGCTGCAGTCTGTACTGTGTGCTGAGCGCTGGACTTTTGTCCTGTTACTTCACCCTGGAGGAAATTGATGCTAAAGTGCAGCCCACCCTCAACGTACCCATCAACAAG GACACCCGGATCCGTGTGATGGAGAAGGACTCAGCAGGCCAGAAATCCAGGAGTCTGTCCATCAGCAACCCTTCACCAGACGGGTCTGAGACCATTGTCTTCACCACGGAAACcagggaggagctggaggactgGCTGGACGCCCTCCATCAGCACCTCTATGATCAGA GCCAGTGGCTGCACTGCTGCAACCAGCTAATGAAGATTGAGGTCGTGTCACCACGGAAACCATCACTCTTCCTCACCAAGCAGGCTGACTCTGTTTACAATGACCTCA GTATAAATTCACCCGGCAAGTTTGAGAGCATCACAGACATGATCCACAACAAGATAGAGGAGACAGACGGCCGCTATCTTATAGGtcatgaggaggagaaggaagtgCCTAATTGGTCCACTCTGTTTGACGGGTCCCATTCAATGGTAGTAGTGCAGAAGGGTGTTCTGTCCCAGAGCAAAACCTCCACCCCTTACTCAAGCCCCAACCCCAACACCAGCTCTACGTCCATCGGGAGCAAGAAGCGTCGTGCCCCGCCCCCTCCCTCCGACAGAGAGCCTTACGCTCCTCCCAGCCGCCCTGCCAGACCTCCACTCCctgcctctcttcctcctcctcttccttcataCCAGGAGAAGGAGAACTCCGGCACTTGCACTTCACGCCCAGCTGCAAGGTCCAAAACTGGCAGACCATCTCTGGACGCCAAATTCTCTGCCATCATCCAGCAGCTCCAGCGGAGCAacgcaggaggagctggagccaTCAGCCGGAAAAACGCTCCACTGGGCGTCCTCGACATACAACCACACAGCCAGCCTCAGCCTCCTCTCCAGCAGCTGGAGCACCACAACCACCACTCCCAGCACGCTGAAGCCGCAGGTGAACACGGCTTCCTCAGAGCGAGTCAcggtcctggtcctggtcctgttCCCGCACCGAGGAGCAAACTGAGGAAGTCTTTCAGAGAGAGGATGAACCTTAAAGCCTTGTGA
- the rtkn2 gene encoding rhotekin-2 isoform X3 gives MEDQRDVQTSRRNGSSRSLLSAGSAVAMEIKRKKIRQSALFLQTENTNIQEKLDFEMRMREGAYKLLLACSKREQVLNASKNLQTCNARIKAYLSQLQKKKEEQDAMGAVMKLSDPVSDERVSCNGTIAVSGLRFPLMWRDSAYFNNRGSSRRVAVFCLMQIGSEVFDTEMVVVDRSVTDICFEGVTIFKDADPYFELKVELWSCAVEEELTLVNTPKKLAKKLRSSFGKTAGKKLCPLLDSPDPDTFLQYNPIPVGAKYSLLAYTTLSLPEADGSFQSHSLIVLQDAEWSSWLPLYGNLCCRLVAQPTCMTQSMMSGYLSQKQSVEGIYRCCSLYCVLSAGLLSCYFTLEEIDAKVQPTLNVPINKDTRIRVMEKDSAGQKSRSLSISNPSPDGSETIVFTTETREELEDWLDALHQHLYDQSQWLHCCNQLMKIEVVSPRKPSLFLTKQADSVYNDLSINSPGKFESITDMIHNKIEETDGRYLIGHEEEKEVPNWSTLFDGSHSMVVVQKGVLSQSKTSTPYSSPNPNTSSTSIGSKKRRAPPPPSDREPYAPPSRPARPPLPASLPPPLPSYQEKENSGTCTSRPAARSKTGRPSLDAKFSAIIQQLQRSNAGGAGAISRKNAPLGVLDIQPHSQPQPPLQQLEHHNHHSQHAEAAGEHGFLRASHGPGPGPVPAPRSKLRKSFRERMNLKAL, from the exons ATGGAGGACCAGCGGGATGTTCAAACTTCCAGGAGAAACGGGAGCTCCCGGTCGTTGTTATCGGCCGGTTCTGCCGTGGCGATGGAGATTAAACGGAAGAAAATACGACAAAGCGCATTATTCCTACAAACAGAG AACACGAACATACAGGAAAAGCTCGACTTTGAGATGCGAATGCGCGAGGGTGCCTACAAGCTGCTGCTCGCCTGCAGTAAGAGAGAGCAGGTTCTCAACGCCTCCAAGAACCTGCAGACCTGTAACGCCAGGATCAAGGCTTATCTCTCAcagctgcagaagaagaaagaggagcagGACGCGATGGGAGCAGTTATGAA ACTTTCAGATCCAGTTTCAGATGAGCGTGTATCCTGTAATGGGACAATTGCAGTGTCTG GGCTGCGCTTTCCTTTGATGTGGAGGGATTCAGCCTACTTTAACAACAGAGGGA GCTCCCGTCGAGTTGCGGTGTTCTGTCTGATGCAGATTGGCTCCGAGGTGTTTGACACAGAGATGGTGGTGGTGGACAGATCAGTCACTGACATCTGCTTTGAGGGAGTCACCATCTT TAAAGACGCAGATCCTTACTTTGAGctgaaggtggagctgtggagctgTGCCGTGGAGGAAGAGCTCACCTTGGTAAACACGCCAAAGAAGTTGGCAAAGAAGCTCCGCAGCTCCTTTGGAAAGACCGCTGGGAAGAAGCTGTGCCCTCTGCTGGACAGTCCAGACCCTGACACCTTCCTGCAGTACAACCCCATACCCGT CGGAGCCAAGTACAGCCTGCTGGCCTACACTACACTGAGCCTGCCCGAGGCAGACGGCAGCTTTCAGTCTCACTCTCTCATTGTCCTCCAAGACG CTGAGTGGTCATCTTGGCTCCCCCTGTATGGCAACCTCTGCTGCCGCTTGGTGGCCCAGCCTACCTGCATGACACAGAGCATGATGAGCGGCTACCTGAGCCAGAAG CAAAGTGTGGAGGGGATCTATCGCTGCTGCAGTCTGTACTGTGTGCTGAGCGCTGGACTTTTGTCCTGTTACTTCACCCTGGAGGAAATTGATGCTAAAGTGCAGCCCACCCTCAACGTACCCATCAACAAG GACACCCGGATCCGTGTGATGGAGAAGGACTCAGCAGGCCAGAAATCCAGGAGTCTGTCCATCAGCAACCCTTCACCAGACGGGTCTGAGACCATTGTCTTCACCACGGAAACcagggaggagctggaggactgGCTGGACGCCCTCCATCAGCACCTCTATGATCAGA GCCAGTGGCTGCACTGCTGCAACCAGCTAATGAAGATTGAGGTCGTGTCACCACGGAAACCATCACTCTTCCTCACCAAGCAGGCTGACTCTGTTTACAATGACCTCA GTATAAATTCACCCGGCAAGTTTGAGAGCATCACAGACATGATCCACAACAAGATAGAGGAGACAGACGGCCGCTATCTTATAGGtcatgaggaggagaaggaagtgCCTAATTGGTCCACTCTGTTTGACGGGTCCCATTCAATGGTAGTAGTGCAGAAGGGTGTTCTGTCCCAGAGCAAAACCTCCACCCCTTACTCAAGCCCCAACCCCAACACCAGCTCTACGTCCATCGGGAGCAAGAAGCGTCGTGCCCCGCCCCCTCCCTCCGACAGAGAGCCTTACGCTCCTCCCAGCCGCCCTGCCAGACCTCCACTCCctgcctctcttcctcctcctcttccttcataCCAGGAGAAGGAGAACTCCGGCACTTGCACTTCACGCCCAGCTGCAAGGTCCAAAACTGGCAGACCATCTCTGGACGCCAAATTCTCTGCCATCATCCAGCAGCTCCAGCGGAGCAacgcaggaggagctggagccaTCAGCCGGAAAAACGCTCCACTGGGCGTCCTCGACATACAACCACACAGCCAGCCTCAGCCTCCTCTCCAGCAGCTGGAGCACCACAACCACCACTCCCAGCACGCTGAAGCCGCAGGTGAACACGGCTTCCTCAGAGCGAGTCAcggtcctggtcctggtcctgttCCCGCACCGAGGAGCAAACTGAGGAAGTCTTTCAGAGAGAGGATGAACCTTAAAGCCTTGTGA
- the rtkn2 gene encoding rhotekin-2 isoform X1 — MEDQRDVQTSRRNGSSRSLLSAGSAVAMEIKRKKIRQSALFLQTENKSMKRCPSLLNDTLQIVEDMNLLYIRQISKKLQKNTNIQEKLDFEMRMREGAYKLLLACSKREQVLNASKNLQTCNARIKAYLSQLQKKKEEQDAMGAVMKLSDPVSDERVSCNGTIAVSGLRFPLMWRDSAYFNNRGSSRRVAVFCLMQIGSEVFDTEMVVVDRSVTDICFEGVTIFKDADPYFELKVELWSCAVEEELTLVNTPKKLAKKLRSSFGKTAGKKLCPLLDSPDPDTFLQYNPIPVGAKYSLLAYTTLSLPEADGSFQSHSLIVLQDAEWSSWLPLYGNLCCRLVAQPTCMTQSMMSGYLSQKQSVEGIYRCCSLYCVLSAGLLSCYFTLEEIDAKVQPTLNVPINKDTRIRVMEKDSAGQKSRSLSISNPSPDGSETIVFTTETREELEDWLDALHQHLYDQSQWLHCCNQLMKIEVVSPRKPSLFLTKQADSVYNDLSINSPGKFESITDMIHNKIEETDGRYLIGHEEEKEVPNWSTLFDGSHSMVVVQKGVLSQSKTSTPYSSPNPNTSSTSIGSKKRRAPPPPSDREPYAPPSRPARPPLPASLPPPLPSYQEKENSGTCTSRPAARSKTGRPSLDAKFSAIIQQLQRSNAGGAGAISRKNAPLGVLDIQPHSQPQPPLQQLEHHNHHSQHAEAAGEHGFLRASHGPGPGPVPAPRSKLRKSFRERMNLKAL, encoded by the exons ATGGAGGACCAGCGGGATGTTCAAACTTCCAGGAGAAACGGGAGCTCCCGGTCGTTGTTATCGGCCGGTTCTGCCGTGGCGATGGAGATTAAACGGAAGAAAATACGACAAAGCGCATTATTCCTACAAACAGAG AACAAAAGCATGAAACGATGCCCCAGTCTCCTGAATGACACTCTGCAGATAGTAGAGGACATGAATTTGTTGTACATACGACAGATTTCTAAGAAGCTACAG AAGAACACGAACATACAGGAAAAGCTCGACTTTGAGATGCGAATGCGCGAGGGTGCCTACAAGCTGCTGCTCGCCTGCAGTAAGAGAGAGCAGGTTCTCAACGCCTCCAAGAACCTGCAGACCTGTAACGCCAGGATCAAGGCTTATCTCTCAcagctgcagaagaagaaagaggagcagGACGCGATGGGAGCAGTTATGAA ACTTTCAGATCCAGTTTCAGATGAGCGTGTATCCTGTAATGGGACAATTGCAGTGTCTG GGCTGCGCTTTCCTTTGATGTGGAGGGATTCAGCCTACTTTAACAACAGAGGGA GCTCCCGTCGAGTTGCGGTGTTCTGTCTGATGCAGATTGGCTCCGAGGTGTTTGACACAGAGATGGTGGTGGTGGACAGATCAGTCACTGACATCTGCTTTGAGGGAGTCACCATCTT TAAAGACGCAGATCCTTACTTTGAGctgaaggtggagctgtggagctgTGCCGTGGAGGAAGAGCTCACCTTGGTAAACACGCCAAAGAAGTTGGCAAAGAAGCTCCGCAGCTCCTTTGGAAAGACCGCTGGGAAGAAGCTGTGCCCTCTGCTGGACAGTCCAGACCCTGACACCTTCCTGCAGTACAACCCCATACCCGT CGGAGCCAAGTACAGCCTGCTGGCCTACACTACACTGAGCCTGCCCGAGGCAGACGGCAGCTTTCAGTCTCACTCTCTCATTGTCCTCCAAGACG CTGAGTGGTCATCTTGGCTCCCCCTGTATGGCAACCTCTGCTGCCGCTTGGTGGCCCAGCCTACCTGCATGACACAGAGCATGATGAGCGGCTACCTGAGCCAGAAG CAAAGTGTGGAGGGGATCTATCGCTGCTGCAGTCTGTACTGTGTGCTGAGCGCTGGACTTTTGTCCTGTTACTTCACCCTGGAGGAAATTGATGCTAAAGTGCAGCCCACCCTCAACGTACCCATCAACAAG GACACCCGGATCCGTGTGATGGAGAAGGACTCAGCAGGCCAGAAATCCAGGAGTCTGTCCATCAGCAACCCTTCACCAGACGGGTCTGAGACCATTGTCTTCACCACGGAAACcagggaggagctggaggactgGCTGGACGCCCTCCATCAGCACCTCTATGATCAGA GCCAGTGGCTGCACTGCTGCAACCAGCTAATGAAGATTGAGGTCGTGTCACCACGGAAACCATCACTCTTCCTCACCAAGCAGGCTGACTCTGTTTACAATGACCTCA GTATAAATTCACCCGGCAAGTTTGAGAGCATCACAGACATGATCCACAACAAGATAGAGGAGACAGACGGCCGCTATCTTATAGGtcatgaggaggagaaggaagtgCCTAATTGGTCCACTCTGTTTGACGGGTCCCATTCAATGGTAGTAGTGCAGAAGGGTGTTCTGTCCCAGAGCAAAACCTCCACCCCTTACTCAAGCCCCAACCCCAACACCAGCTCTACGTCCATCGGGAGCAAGAAGCGTCGTGCCCCGCCCCCTCCCTCCGACAGAGAGCCTTACGCTCCTCCCAGCCGCCCTGCCAGACCTCCACTCCctgcctctcttcctcctcctcttccttcataCCAGGAGAAGGAGAACTCCGGCACTTGCACTTCACGCCCAGCTGCAAGGTCCAAAACTGGCAGACCATCTCTGGACGCCAAATTCTCTGCCATCATCCAGCAGCTCCAGCGGAGCAacgcaggaggagctggagccaTCAGCCGGAAAAACGCTCCACTGGGCGTCCTCGACATACAACCACACAGCCAGCCTCAGCCTCCTCTCCAGCAGCTGGAGCACCACAACCACCACTCCCAGCACGCTGAAGCCGCAGGTGAACACGGCTTCCTCAGAGCGAGTCAcggtcctggtcctggtcctgttCCCGCACCGAGGAGCAAACTGAGGAAGTCTTTCAGAGAGAGGATGAACCTTAAAGCCTTGTGA